In one Bacteroides intestinalis DSM 17393 genomic region, the following are encoded:
- the mnmA gene encoding tRNA 2-thiouridine(34) synthase MnmA produces the protein MKSKKRVLLGMSGGTDSSVAAMLLQEAGYEVTGVTFRFYDSEGFEESLDDARTLASRLNIPHIIYDARELFRERIIRYFIGEYLSARTPVPCTLCNNELKWPLLAKIADEMGIYWISTGHYVRKVFQDNHYFIAPAADRDKDQTFFLWGLKQDILERMILPMGDWTKDEVRTYAAGRGFERAATKKDSLGVCFCPMDYRSFLQREVPQELLPGKGRFIDESGTFLGWHKGYPFYTIGQRRGLGIHMNRAAFVKEICKASNEVILAPLASLYKTEMLLKDWNIVDASRLLNSPNVIVKIRYRKQANYCTVGITAENLLHVQLHELLESIASGQAAAFYDEDGLLLGGGIII, from the coding sequence ATGAAATCAAAGAAACGTGTATTATTGGGTATGAGTGGAGGTACGGACAGTTCCGTTGCCGCCATGTTATTGCAGGAAGCCGGTTATGAAGTTACTGGTGTGACGTTTCGTTTCTATGATTCGGAAGGCTTTGAGGAGTCTCTGGATGATGCTCGTACTCTTGCTTCCCGCCTGAATATCCCGCATATCATTTATGATGCCCGCGAATTATTCCGTGAACGTATAATCCGTTACTTTATAGGTGAATATCTTTCTGCCCGTACTCCTGTTCCTTGTACGCTTTGTAATAATGAACTGAAATGGCCGTTACTGGCAAAGATAGCCGATGAAATGGGTATTTATTGGATTTCAACCGGACACTATGTTCGCAAGGTCTTTCAAGATAACCATTATTTTATAGCTCCTGCTGCCGATCGGGACAAGGATCAGACTTTCTTTCTTTGGGGGCTTAAACAAGATATTCTGGAACGTATGATCCTTCCGATGGGGGATTGGACTAAAGATGAAGTCCGTACCTATGCTGCCGGACGAGGCTTTGAACGAGCGGCAACAAAGAAGGATAGTCTCGGCGTTTGCTTTTGCCCAATGGATTACCGCTCTTTTCTACAACGTGAAGTTCCGCAGGAACTTTTGCCTGGAAAAGGCAGATTTATCGATGAAAGCGGTACTTTTTTAGGCTGGCATAAAGGATATCCTTTCTACACAATCGGTCAACGTCGAGGGCTGGGTATTCATATGAACCGGGCTGCCTTCGTGAAAGAGATATGTAAAGCATCGAATGAGGTAATACTTGCTCCCCTTGCTTCCCTTTATAAAACAGAAATGTTGCTGAAGGATTGGAACATTGTGGATGCTTCACGCTTACTAAACTCCCCAAATGTTATCGTCAAGATTCGCTATCGTAAACAAGCCAATTATTGTACAGTCGGCATTACAGCGGAGAATCTTCTCCATGTACAACTTCACGAACTGTTGGAGTCTATAGCTTCCGGTCAGGCTGCCGCTTTTTATGATGAGGATGGCCTACTGTTGGGAGGAGGCATTATTATATAA
- a CDS encoding DUF3078 domain-containing protein: protein MKRIYLMMLFATLAMIVSAQTDDKGYKEGAWVLKGVTGVNMSQTAMTNWSAGGENSVAGNAYLNGSLTHKNGDWLWVTNLVLDYGLSKTKSQGMRKSTDKIGLSTQLGYAATKVWYYTLMADLNTQFAKGYNYPDKSHYISNFFAPAYSNVALGMEYRPKSNYSIFLSPASTKMTFVCDDYLSDLGSFGVDPGDHFKIEAGAFLKARAELPVMENVNLITTADFFTPYNKDFGNVDVNWDVLISMKINKVLSATLNMTLKYDNDVKTFTDEGVERGPKVQFKEILGVGLAYNF from the coding sequence ATGAAACGTATATATTTGATGATGCTATTTGCCACCTTGGCAATGATCGTCTCTGCCCAAACGGACGATAAAGGATACAAAGAAGGAGCATGGGTACTGAAAGGTGTGACGGGTGTGAACATGTCCCAAACTGCTATGACAAACTGGTCAGCTGGTGGTGAAAACTCTGTGGCCGGGAATGCTTACCTGAATGGTTCGCTGACGCATAAGAACGGAGACTGGCTGTGGGTAACGAACTTGGTGCTGGATTATGGTTTGTCGAAGACCAAATCTCAGGGGATGAGAAAGAGTACCGATAAGATTGGATTATCTACCCAGTTGGGATATGCAGCTACCAAAGTTTGGTACTATACGCTTATGGCTGACCTGAATACTCAGTTTGCCAAAGGTTATAATTATCCGGATAAGAGCCATTATATATCCAATTTCTTTGCTCCTGCTTATTCCAATGTTGCTTTAGGTATGGAGTATAGACCGAAGAGTAACTATTCTATTTTTCTTTCACCGGCCTCTACTAAGATGACCTTTGTGTGCGATGATTATCTCTCTGATTTAGGTTCCTTTGGAGTTGATCCGGGTGATCACTTTAAGATTGAAGCGGGTGCTTTCCTGAAAGCCCGTGCAGAATTACCAGTCATGGAGAATGTGAACCTGATTACTACGGCTGACTTCTTTACTCCTTATAATAAAGACTTTGGCAATGTAGATGTAAACTGGGATGTACTTATCAGCATGAAGATTAATAAAGTGCTTTCGGCAACTCTGAATATGACTTTGAAGTATGACAATGATGTGAAAACCTTTACTGATGAGGGCGTTGAAAGAGGTCCAAAGGTACAATTCAAAGAGATACTGGGTGTTGGATTGGCTTATAATTTCTGA
- the cysS gene encoding cysteine--tRNA ligase — protein MEHQLTIYNTLDRKKELFVPLHAPHVGMYVCGPTVYGDAHLGHARPAITFDLLFRYLTHLGYKVRYVRNITDVGHLEHDADDGEDKIAKKARLEQLEPMEVAQYYINRYHKAMEALNVLSPSIEPHASGHIIEQIELVKEILKNGYAYVSEGSVYFDVEKYNKDYHYGKLSGRNLDDVLNTTRELDGQAEKHNPADFALWKCAQPEHIMRWPSPWSNGFPGWHAECTAMGKKYLGEHFDIHGGGMDLIFPHHECEIAQSVASQGNDMVHYWMHNNMITINGQKMGKSYGNFINLDEFFNGTHKLLTQAYSPMTIRFFILQAHYRSTVDFSNEALQAAEKGLGRMMDAVNGLEKITPSATSSVDVKAVREKCYEAMNDDLNTPIVIAHLFDGARMINNIIAGNDTITAEDLKDLKETFHLFCFDILGLKEENDSNEEREVAFGKVVDMLLEQRMMAKANKDWATSDKIRNELTALGFEIKDGKEGSEWKLNK, from the coding sequence ATGGAACATCAACTGACAATTTACAACACCTTAGATAGGAAAAAGGAGCTATTCGTGCCATTGCACGCTCCACATGTAGGTATGTATGTCTGCGGTCCTACCGTTTACGGTGACGCGCATTTGGGACATGCACGTCCTGCCATTACTTTCGATTTGCTTTTCCGCTACCTTACCCATCTGGGATATAAGGTACGCTATGTACGCAACATCACCGATGTAGGCCATCTGGAACATGATGCTGACGACGGAGAAGACAAAATAGCCAAGAAAGCACGACTGGAGCAACTGGAGCCGATGGAAGTAGCGCAATACTACATCAACCGCTACCACAAGGCTATGGAAGCATTAAACGTACTTTCTCCCAGCATTGAGCCACATGCGTCAGGACATATCATCGAGCAAATAGAATTGGTGAAAGAAATCCTGAAGAATGGATATGCATATGTCAGCGAAGGTTCCGTTTACTTCGACGTTGAGAAATATAACAAGGATTATCATTACGGAAAGCTTTCCGGTCGCAACCTGGATGATGTACTGAACACCACCCGCGAACTGGACGGACAAGCAGAAAAGCATAACCCCGCCGACTTTGCCTTATGGAAATGCGCCCAACCGGAACACATCATGCGTTGGCCTTCTCCGTGGAGCAACGGTTTCCCGGGATGGCATGCTGAATGTACAGCCATGGGTAAGAAATACCTCGGTGAGCATTTCGACATTCACGGCGGTGGTATGGACCTGATTTTCCCCCATCATGAATGTGAGATTGCACAATCAGTAGCATCACAGGGTAATGATATGGTACACTACTGGATGCACAACAATATGATTACTATCAACGGACAGAAGATGGGTAAGTCATATGGCAACTTCATCAATCTGGATGAGTTCTTCAACGGCACACACAAATTGCTGACACAGGCTTATAGTCCGATGACCATCCGCTTCTTCATTCTGCAAGCTCACTACCGCAGTACGGTAGACTTCAGCAACGAAGCTCTGCAAGCTGCAGAAAAGGGATTGGGCCGAATGATGGATGCCGTAAACGGGCTGGAAAAAATCACCCCGTCTGCTACATCCAGCGTAGATGTGAAAGCAGTGCGTGAAAAGTGTTATGAAGCCATGAATGATGACCTGAATACTCCGATAGTCATTGCTCACCTTTTCGATGGAGCCAGAATGATTAACAATATCATTGCAGGTAATGATACCATTACTGCCGAAGATTTGAAAGACCTGAAAGAAACATTCCATCTCTTCTGTTTCGACATTCTGGGATTGAAGGAAGAAAACGATTCCAATGAAGAACGTGAAGTTGCTTTCGGAAAAGTAGTAGACATGTTGCTGGAACAGCGCATGATGGCGAAAGCCAATAAGGACTGGGCTACCTCTGACAAGATTCGTAATGAACTTACAGCCCTCGGCTTTGAAATTAAAGACGGTAAAGAAGGTTCTGAGTGGAAACTGAATAAGTAA